In one Agathobacter rectalis ATCC 33656 genomic region, the following are encoded:
- the fabK gene encoding enoyl-[acyl-carrier-protein] reductase FabK codes for METRITKLLGIKYPVIQGGMAWVATHELASAVSNAGGLGIIGAGGAPASWVKEQIVAAKKETDKPFGVNLMLMNPEADEIAKIIAEEKVKVVTTGAGNPAKYMDMWKEAGVIVIPVVASVALAKLMERGGASAVIAEGMESGGHIGAQTTMTLVPQVVDAVSIPVIAAGGIADNRGFNAAFALGAEAVQMGTRFVTAKESIVHENYKQKVIKAKDIDSEVTGMSTGHPIRVLRNKMTRQYLKLEKEGAPFEELEKMTLGALRKAVVDGDTVYGSVMAGQSAGLVKKEETCKEIIEDVVGLNK; via the coding sequence ATGGAAACAAGAATAACAAAGCTTCTTGGAATCAAATATCCGGTCATTCAGGGTGGCATGGCATGGGTAGCAACCCATGAGCTTGCCAGCGCTGTGTCCAATGCAGGCGGACTTGGCATCATCGGAGCAGGCGGAGCCCCGGCTTCATGGGTAAAGGAGCAGATAGTCGCTGCAAAGAAGGAGACAGATAAGCCGTTCGGAGTCAACCTCATGCTTATGAATCCGGAGGCCGATGAGATAGCAAAAATCATCGCCGAGGAAAAGGTAAAGGTAGTCACCACCGGCGCAGGAAACCCTGCAAAGTACATGGATATGTGGAAAGAAGCAGGCGTCATCGTAATCCCTGTAGTTGCAAGCGTAGCACTCGCAAAGCTCATGGAGAGAGGCGGGGCAAGTGCGGTAATCGCCGAGGGAATGGAGTCAGGCGGACATATCGGAGCACAGACTACCATGACACTTGTGCCACAGGTTGTTGATGCAGTGAGCATCCCTGTTATCGCAGCAGGCGGAATTGCAGACAACAGAGGCTTCAATGCAGCATTTGCACTCGGGGCAGAGGCAGTCCAGATGGGTACACGCTTTGTCACCGCAAAAGAATCGATAGTACATGAAAACTATAAGCAGAAGGTCATTAAGGCCAAGGATATAGATTCCGAGGTTACAGGAATGAGCACAGGCCATCCGATCAGAGTGCTCAGAAACAAGATGACCAGACAATATCTCAAGCTGGAAAAGGAAGGAGCTCCATTTGAAGAGCTCGAAAAAATGACACTTGGCGCACTCAGAAAAGCCGTTGTGGACGGAGATACCGTATATGGCAGCGTCATGGCAGGTCAGAGCGCAGGCCTCGTAAAGAAAGAGGAAACCTGCAAAGAAATCATTGAGGATGTAGTGGGACTGAACAAATAG
- the acpP gene encoding acyl carrier protein, translating to MLEKIKEIVADQLGIDEDDIKLESNFKEDLEADSLDLFELVMALEEEYGVEIPSEDLEKIATVNDIIEYLKNKGVEA from the coding sequence ATGTTGGAGAAAATCAAGGAAATCGTAGCAGATCAGTTAGGAATCGACGAGGATGATATCAAATTAGAGTCAAACTTCAAGGAGGATCTTGAGGCAGATTCATTAGATCTTTTCGAGCTTGTAATGGCACTCGAGGAGGAGTACGGAGTAGAAATCCCTTCAGAGGATTTAGAGAAAATCGCAACAGTTAACGACATCATTGAGTATCTTAAGAACAAAGGTGTAGAGGCTTAA
- a CDS encoding ATP-binding protein, with protein MEYISRIVDDVIDRKTEAFNAVSITGPKGCGKTRTARERCKTVIEFQDEDKREGYLAVAETAPKLFLKNPKPILFDEWQDAPKIWGTIRKACDDNPESVGEFYLTGSSSKKINTPHTGTGRITEVTMYPMTLFETGESNGSISLFKLLEDEAYDIDGLTTDIKLEDLFFAVCRGGWPRCMALSKDSAKLEIAKDYYRQIYQKDISAIDGVNRNPEWARTLLWSYARNMATTAKRKNIFSDVKATQNVTDVTLSSYIDALELLYVVKDIDAWTPHLRSKTAIRAAKKHIFVDPSIGLAALGVNPDYFINDLDLFGHVFENMVLRDLLVFAEKHNARVMHYTDDMGVEADAVYQLEDGRYALIEIKTGVNKIPEAEKSLLRFKDIILKYNEKALEKEKHPRDVYKEPSALIVICANATMAYTTESGVRVVPVGCLRD; from the coding sequence ATGGAATATATAAGCAGAATTGTTGATGATGTGATAGATAGAAAAACAGAGGCATTTAATGCAGTGAGCATCACAGGACCAAAAGGATGTGGAAAGACAAGAACAGCAAGAGAACGATGTAAAACTGTTATTGAATTTCAGGATGAAGACAAGAGAGAGGGGTATCTTGCAGTAGCAGAAACTGCACCTAAGCTCTTTTTAAAGAATCCTAAGCCAATACTGTTTGACGAGTGGCAGGATGCCCCAAAGATATGGGGAACAATAAGAAAAGCGTGCGATGACAATCCGGAGAGTGTAGGAGAGTTTTATCTGACAGGCTCATCAAGTAAGAAGATTAATACACCCCATACAGGTACAGGACGAATAACAGAGGTTACGATGTACCCTATGACTTTGTTTGAGACAGGAGAATCAAACGGAAGCATATCGTTGTTTAAATTATTAGAAGATGAAGCATATGATATTGATGGACTTACCACAGATATAAAGCTTGAGGATTTGTTTTTTGCGGTCTGTAGAGGTGGATGGCCGAGATGCATGGCACTTTCAAAGGACAGTGCAAAGCTTGAAATAGCTAAGGATTATTATAGGCAGATTTATCAGAAGGACATATCAGCCATTGATGGAGTAAACAGAAATCCGGAATGGGCAAGGACACTGCTTTGGTCGTATGCCAGAAATATGGCTACTACAGCAAAACGCAAGAATATATTTTCAGATGTAAAAGCCACACAGAATGTTACAGATGTAACGCTTTCTTCATATATAGATGCTCTGGAGCTATTGTATGTTGTAAAGGATATAGATGCCTGGACACCGCATTTGCGTTCGAAAACAGCTATCAGAGCTGCCAAAAAGCATATATTTGTTGATCCCTCTATAGGATTGGCTGCGCTTGGTGTTAATCCGGACTATTTTATCAACGATTTGGATCTATTTGGGCATGTATTTGAAAATATGGTGCTTAGAGATTTACTTGTATTTGCTGAAAAGCACAATGCCAGAGTGATGCATTATACAGATGATATGGGCGTAGAAGCAGATGCAGTCTATCAGTTGGAGGACGGCCGTTATGCGCTTATTGAAATAAAAACCGGAGTGAACAAGATTCCGGAAGCGGAAAAATCCTTGCTGCGATTCAAGGATATTATCTTAAAATATAATGAGAAAGCATTGGAAAAAGAAAAACATCCACGTGATGTATATAAAGAACCATCGGCACTGATTGTGATTTGCGCAAATGCAACCATGGCATATACCACGGAGTCAGGAGTTCGGGTTGTGCCGGTTGGGTGTTTGAGAGATTAA
- a CDS encoding energy-coupled thiamine transporter ThiT yields the protein MELPVVPPEAKQPSRFFFAVLSGVVFFAAYASVTIGNKTIDALIYSVTYNGSYLAVEEIITIIVISIPPVKKALDYVKQMANSR from the coding sequence GTGGAGCTACCGGTGGTACCACCGGAGGCGAAGCAGCCCAGTAGATTTTTCTTTGCAGTGCTGTCGGGAGTTGTGTTCTTTGCAGCATACGCATCTGTCACGATAGGAAACAAGACGATAGATGCGCTCATATATTCAGTGACCTACAACGGCTCATACCTTGCAGTAGAGGAAATTATCACAATCATAGTGATATCAATCCCACCGGTTAAGAAGGCGCTCGACTATGTGAAGCAGATGGCGAACAGCCGGTAG
- a CDS encoding transglycosylase domain-containing protein: protein MAKQKKKKKKKQHRVFWFFIKLQIFLMVLILGGLCFYYFGGYADKVAKLHSEAVELVQKSDKNTFLPARTSTLYDTNGDEISETATTKKADYVKYEDIPQNFVNCMVSIEDKKFYKHNGVDLKAIVRAAKSIIKNKRITQGGSTITMQLARNIYLDTNKNWQRKVKEMFIAMELERKYSKNDIMEFYLNNVYFMNGYYGIQAACHGYFNCELSDLDLSQTAFLCAIPNSPTYYDPINNKDHTLTRRNLILKNLREDGKITQQEYEAAINEEITLNMPEKDDTVKYNYVDTYAYYCATRALMENEGFKFKYYFDSDDEEKEYDASYDEMYSYCQKKLYSDGYKIYTSIDLTMQQQLQDSIDLTLLDFTDTTDDGTFKLQSAATCIDNDTGEVVAIVGGRSQDAVSHTLNRAFQSHRQPGSSIKPLIVYTPSFERGKTPDTIVNDHKFDGGPSNSGDSYYGDVTIRFAVQKSLNTVAWQLYDELTPKVGLQYLKDMNFTNIVKDDYVTATALGGFTTGVSTLEMASAYSTLENDGMYRNPTCIKSIVDSDNNIIYTSSQKDTVIYTETASRMMTDVMTDVMKSGTGRSANLDNGMPCAGKTGTTNDKKDGWFCGFTRYYTTCVWVGCDMPETVKKLTGSSYPAEIWKNYMDQIHADLTPIDFLPYAQISDDYQDSQETQDTPADDQTQNNPTDQTVTAPDAGTTTPDKTTTDTNKTDAAGGNHEKTPTTPSENPSGGAGDSGSAGGTGGAGDSGSAGDTGGAGDSGSTGGAGGAGGSGSTGGAGGAGGSGSTGGTGGATGGTTGGEAAQ from the coding sequence ATGGCAAAACAGAAAAAGAAAAAGAAGAAAAAGCAGCATCGCGTTTTCTGGTTTTTCATAAAGCTTCAGATTTTTCTGATGGTACTGATACTTGGTGGATTATGCTTTTATTACTTTGGAGGCTATGCAGACAAGGTGGCGAAGCTTCACTCAGAGGCAGTAGAGCTCGTGCAGAAATCTGACAAAAACACATTTTTACCGGCGCGCACGAGTACACTCTACGATACAAACGGTGATGAGATATCAGAGACGGCCACTACCAAAAAGGCTGACTATGTGAAGTATGAGGATATACCGCAGAACTTCGTAAACTGCATGGTCAGTATCGAGGACAAGAAGTTCTACAAGCACAATGGTGTGGACCTAAAGGCAATAGTGCGTGCCGCAAAGTCCATCATAAAGAACAAGAGAATTACCCAGGGTGGCAGTACCATCACGATGCAGCTCGCCCGAAATATTTATCTGGATACGAACAAGAACTGGCAGCGAAAAGTCAAGGAAATGTTCATAGCGATGGAGCTTGAAAGGAAATATTCAAAGAACGATATTATGGAGTTCTACCTGAATAATGTCTATTTCATGAACGGATATTATGGTATTCAGGCAGCGTGCCATGGCTATTTTAACTGTGAGCTTTCGGATCTTGATTTGTCGCAGACTGCCTTTTTGTGTGCGATTCCGAACAGCCCGACATACTATGACCCGATAAACAACAAGGATCATACATTGACACGTCGCAATCTCATATTGAAAAATCTAAGGGAAGATGGCAAAATCACACAGCAGGAATATGAGGCCGCTATAAACGAGGAGATAACCCTCAATATGCCTGAGAAGGATGACACGGTCAAGTACAATTATGTGGATACCTATGCATATTACTGCGCTACGAGGGCGCTCATGGAGAATGAGGGCTTCAAGTTCAAGTATTACTTTGACTCAGACGATGAAGAAAAGGAGTATGATGCTTCATATGATGAGATGTATTCATATTGTCAGAAAAAGCTCTACTCAGACGGTTACAAGATTTATACATCAATTGATCTGACTATGCAGCAGCAGCTTCAGGATTCAATTGACCTTACGCTTTTGGACTTTACAGACACGACCGATGATGGCACATTTAAGCTGCAGAGTGCTGCAACCTGTATAGACAACGACACAGGCGAGGTGGTTGCAATAGTTGGTGGACGAAGCCAGGATGCGGTCAGTCATACGCTAAACCGTGCTTTCCAAAGCCATCGTCAGCCGGGAAGCTCAATCAAGCCGCTCATTGTGTATACACCATCATTTGAGCGTGGTAAGACACCGGATACCATCGTAAATGACCACAAGTTTGATGGAGGACCGTCTAACTCGGGTGATTCATATTACGGTGATGTGACTATCAGGTTTGCCGTTCAAAAATCACTGAATACTGTAGCATGGCAGCTATATGATGAGCTCACGCCAAAGGTAGGCTTACAGTATCTCAAGGATATGAATTTTACCAATATTGTAAAGGATGACTATGTCACAGCAACAGCACTTGGAGGTTTTACAACAGGTGTATCCACACTGGAGATGGCATCTGCATATTCAACACTTGAGAACGATGGAATGTACAGGAATCCGACATGTATTAAGTCGATTGTAGATTCTGACAACAATATCATATATACATCATCGCAGAAGGATACCGTCATATATACAGAGACAGCATCACGTATGATGACAGATGTCATGACAGATGTTATGAAATCAGGAACCGGACGTAGCGCTAATCTGGACAATGGCATGCCTTGCGCCGGCAAAACCGGAACCACAAACGATAAGAAGGATGGCTGGTTCTGTGGCTTTACCAGATACTACACCACATGTGTATGGGTAGGCTGCGATATGCCTGAGACAGTCAAAAAACTGACAGGAAGCTCTTACCCGGCAGAAATATGGAAGAACTACATGGATCAGATACATGCTGACCTTACACCAATAGATTTCCTGCCATATGCCCAAATATCGGATGATTATCAGGACAGCCAGGAGACACAGGATACACCTGCCGATGACCAGACGCAGAATAATCCTACAGATCAGACAGTGACCGCACCTGATGCAGGAACCACCACACCGGATAAGACAACAACAGACACGAATAAGACAGATGCTGCTGGTGGAAATCATGAAAAAACACCTACTACACCATCAGAAAATCCATCAGGTGGAGCCGGAGACAGTGGTTCAGCCGGAGGCACAGGTGGAGCTGGAGACAGTGGTTCAGCCGGAGACACAGGTGGAGCCGGAGACAGTGGTTCAACCGGAGGTGCAGGTGGAGCTGGAGGCAGTGGTTCAACCGGAGGTGCAGGTGGAGCCGGAGGCAGCGGTTCAACCGGAGGCACAGGTGGAGCTACCGGTGGTACCACCGGAGGCGAAGCAGCCCAGTAG
- a CDS encoding stage V sporulation T C-terminal domain-containing protein: protein MKITGLTRRVDSLGRIVIPKELRRMLHIKEGSPLEIYMDADETIVLKKYSQVGSLKNISQAYAQSLSKVTGAMVCVADRDEIIAAAGKNHKNYIGKALSKELENIMDKRKSALYSKKDDTLIPVVKDDKADCEAQAIAVIVHDGDSAGAVILCVYDEKADKSEIAEKLAGAAAEFLADQLG from the coding sequence GTGAAAATCACAGGATTGACCAGAAGAGTAGATTCCCTCGGCAGAATAGTTATACCAAAGGAGCTTCGCAGGATGCTGCATATAAAAGAGGGAAGCCCACTGGAAATATATATGGATGCGGACGAGACGATAGTGCTAAAGAAGTATTCGCAGGTTGGAAGCCTGAAGAATATATCACAGGCATATGCACAGAGCCTGTCAAAGGTAACAGGAGCCATGGTATGTGTGGCGGATAGGGATGAGATAATAGCAGCAGCCGGCAAAAACCACAAAAATTATATAGGCAAGGCTTTGTCAAAAGAACTCGAGAATATTATGGATAAGAGAAAAAGTGCATTGTACAGTAAAAAAGACGATACCCTGATACCTGTGGTAAAGGACGATAAAGCTGACTGTGAAGCGCAGGCAATAGCAGTAATAGTGCATGATGGTGATAGCGCGGGAGCCGTTATACTGTGTGTTTACGATGAAAAAGCCGATAAGTCTGAGATTGCCGAAAAGCTGGCGGGTGCAGCAGCAGAATTTCTGGCTGACCAGCTTGGCTAG
- a CDS encoding nucleotidyltransferase family protein yields the protein MIHIIYMAAGNSRRFGSNKLFYELNGKPMYRHLLERLIEIKDRYNKLKNAESNNPVIDITVVTRYREILDYCACIPDCHAVLSPDSEKGISYTIKAGIMAVQEQKKTGMQDYYMFAVADQPYLKSQSVIKLIDKVLENKGNMKSVFSLRCGDTVGNPCVFHSSLIPQLLSLEGDKGGRSVAKKYDCVYVDIADERELTDIDTLSNSKHTVTL from the coding sequence ATGATTCATATCATATACATGGCGGCTGGAAACAGCCGCCGTTTTGGAAGTAACAAGCTGTTTTATGAGCTGAATGGAAAACCTATGTACAGGCATCTGCTTGAACGTTTGATAGAAATTAAAGATAGATATAATAAATTAAAAAATGCAGAATCGAATAACCCGGTCATAGATATAACCGTTGTTACACGTTATCGGGAAATACTGGACTACTGCGCATGTATCCCGGATTGCCATGCAGTCTTAAGTCCGGACAGCGAAAAAGGCATATCCTACACCATAAAAGCAGGAATTATGGCGGTGCAGGAGCAGAAAAAGACTGGTATGCAGGACTACTACATGTTTGCAGTAGCTGACCAGCCATATTTAAAAAGTCAAAGCGTGATTAAATTAATAGATAAAGTGCTTGAAAATAAAGGAAATATGAAATCAGTTTTTTCACTTCGCTGTGGAGATACCGTAGGTAATCCGTGTGTATTTCATTCATCGCTTATCCCGCAGCTTTTATCACTGGAGGGTGATAAGGGTGGCAGAAGTGTGGCAAAGAAGTATGACTGTGTATATGTGGATATCGCAGATGAGCGTGAGCTGACGGATATAGATACCTTATCAAATTCAAAACATACCGTGACATTATAA
- a CDS encoding xanthine dehydrogenase family protein molybdopterin-binding subunit → MSTNQTNENSFNRARRDYHAVGKCIPKKDSSQLLLGKPVFTDDITPRDALVIKLLRSPYANAIVEDVKTDIALKVPGMVAVYTWEDVPKKRFSIAGQTFPEPSPYDRLILDRHVRSVGDAVAIVVGESEKAVDKALNMIKVKYTVLEPVLDFRKSLDNKVLVHPEDDWSSSIDTGDVKRNLIHHEEDEHGNVEKILSECDEIIEHTYRIKAAQQAYMETCRAYCEIDRYGRLHCISSTQIVFHLRRILANALDIPKSMVRAEKPRIGGGFGAKQTAVCEVYPAFVTWKTKRPSKIIYSRKECQTIASPRHEMEVTVRLGAMKDGHIRAIDLYTLSNGGAYGEHSTTTVGLSGHKSLPLYTGGCEATRFSCDVVYTNVQAAGAYRGYGATQGIFALESTVNELAEKLHIDPVELRLKNIVREGMFMPAYFGETANACALDRCIMHCADNFHWAEKYPVRDMGNGKVRAAGMALAMQGSCISNVDVGSCTLKLSDCGTYNMMIGAADMGTGCDTILAQMAAEVLDCEPDDITVFGADTDASPYDSGSYASSTTYITGMATQNAALELRENIKKIGAQLLGCAASEVDFDGKEVYIINPDGADNVAVSVSLSDIATKAQVNNTIPVDVTATYSSPVSPPPYMVGMVEIELDKETGAVKILDYQAVVDCGIPVNPNLARVQTEGGIGQGIGMALYENVTYNAGGKIAENDFMQYKIPTRQDVGHINVEFETSYEPSGPFGVKSIGEIVINTPAPALAHAIYRATGVWHRTVPFTPEKILMGMADPNWHEKDLRVK, encoded by the coding sequence ATGAGCACAAATCAAACTAATGAAAACAGCTTCAACCGCGCCAGAAGGGATTACCACGCGGTTGGAAAATGTATACCTAAAAAGGACTCGAGCCAGCTTTTACTCGGAAAGCCGGTATTTACCGATGACATCACACCGCGTGATGCGCTTGTCATAAAGCTTCTTAGAAGCCCATATGCAAATGCAATTGTCGAGGATGTAAAGACAGATATCGCTCTTAAGGTGCCGGGCATGGTCGCAGTATACACCTGGGAGGATGTTCCGAAAAAGCGTTTTTCTATCGCAGGCCAGACATTTCCGGAGCCGTCACCATATGACAGATTAATCCTTGACCGCCATGTGAGAAGCGTAGGTGACGCCGTCGCTATAGTAGTCGGAGAATCTGAAAAGGCGGTGGACAAGGCTCTTAACATGATAAAAGTAAAGTACACGGTGCTTGAGCCGGTGCTTGACTTCAGAAAGTCGCTGGATAACAAGGTGCTCGTGCATCCTGAGGATGACTGGTCATCCAGCATAGATACAGGCGATGTAAAGCGCAATCTCATTCACCACGAAGAGGATGAGCATGGAAATGTGGAGAAAATTCTGTCAGAGTGCGATGAGATTATTGAGCACACATATCGCATAAAGGCAGCGCAGCAGGCATATATGGAGACCTGCAGGGCATACTGTGAGATAGACAGATACGGCAGACTTCACTGTATCAGCTCGACACAGATAGTTTTCCACCTGCGCCGAATACTGGCAAATGCACTTGATATTCCAAAGTCTATGGTGCGCGCTGAAAAGCCGCGTATCGGAGGCGGTTTCGGTGCCAAGCAGACAGCGGTCTGTGAGGTGTATCCGGCATTTGTTACCTGGAAGACAAAGCGTCCAAGCAAGATAATCTACAGCAGAAAAGAGTGTCAGACTATCGCGTCACCGCGTCATGAGATGGAAGTTACCGTGCGTCTTGGAGCGATGAAAGATGGTCATATAAGGGCGATAGATCTTTATACGCTGTCAAATGGTGGAGCATACGGAGAGCATAGCACTACAACAGTAGGACTCTCCGGTCATAAATCGCTTCCTCTTTATACAGGAGGCTGCGAGGCAACCAGATTTTCGTGCGATGTTGTGTATACAAACGTGCAGGCGGCAGGAGCATACAGAGGCTATGGAGCCACACAGGGTATATTTGCACTTGAATCAACCGTCAATGAGCTTGCAGAAAAGCTGCATATAGACCCGGTTGAGCTTCGTTTGAAAAATATTGTACGTGAGGGCATGTTTATGCCGGCATATTTTGGCGAGACAGCCAATGCATGTGCACTTGACAGATGTATAATGCACTGCGCGGACAATTTCCACTGGGCAGAAAAGTATCCTGTCCGCGATATGGGAAATGGCAAGGTTCGTGCGGCAGGCATGGCGCTTGCAATGCAGGGCTCCTGCATATCCAATGTAGATGTCGGCTCGTGTACCTTAAAGCTTTCAGACTGTGGCACCTACAATATGATGATAGGTGCGGCAGACATGGGAACAGGCTGTGATACAATACTTGCGCAGATGGCGGCTGAGGTACTTGACTGCGAGCCGGATGATATAACAGTGTTTGGAGCGGATACAGATGCTTCTCCTTATGACTCGGGTTCATATGCCTCATCAACCACCTACATCACAGGAATGGCCACACAGAATGCAGCACTTGAGCTTCGTGAAAATATAAAGAAAATCGGTGCACAGCTGCTGGGCTGTGCTGCATCAGAGGTGGATTTCGACGGTAAAGAGGTGTATATCATAAATCCGGACGGTGCAGACAATGTGGCAGTTTCCGTAAGTCTTTCCGATATAGCAACAAAAGCACAGGTCAACAACACGATACCTGTAGATGTCACCGCCACATATTCATCACCTGTTTCACCGCCACCATACATGGTAGGCATGGTCGAGATAGAGCTTGATAAGGAGACCGGAGCAGTTAAAATACTTGATTATCAGGCTGTCGTGGACTGCGGAATTCCGGTCAATCCAAACCTTGCACGTGTGCAGACAGAGGGTGGCATAGGTCAGGGAATCGGCATGGCACTTTATGAGAATGTCACCTACAATGCCGGTGGTAAAATCGCAGAAAATGATTTCATGCAGTACAAGATACCGACACGACAGGATGTGGGACATATCAACGTCGAATTTGAGACAAGCTATGAGCCTTCAGGCCCATTTGGAGTCAAGTCAATCGGCGAGATAGTTATCAATACACCGGCTCCTGCGCTGGCACATGCCATTTATCGCGCAACAGGCGTATGGCACAGGACAGTTCCGTTTACCCCGGAGAAAATACTTATGGGAATGGCAGACCCAAACTGGCACGAAAAGGACCTAAGAGTGAAATGA
- a CDS encoding (2Fe-2S)-binding protein yields MDVKIKLNGKLITDSVDQDMVLLDFCRKHNCFSVKRGCESGNCGLCTVLLDGKPVLSCSTPIGRADGRAVDTLEGLEEEAKQFTGFFAAQGADQCGFCNPGYIVNIVALLRENPDPTDEEILEYLSGNLCRCTGYQSQLRSIRNFLNSKKEGAPLNLEAGVYGEDIGKEWQDEHKSN; encoded by the coding sequence ATGGATGTTAAAATAAAATTAAATGGAAAGTTAATAACCGACTCGGTAGACCAGGATATGGTCCTTTTAGACTTTTGCCGTAAGCACAATTGCTTTTCGGTGAAGAGAGGCTGTGAGTCAGGCAACTGTGGTCTTTGTACAGTGCTTCTGGATGGAAAGCCTGTGCTGTCATGCAGCACGCCGATAGGCAGGGCAGACGGCAGAGCGGTGGACACCCTCGAGGGACTTGAGGAGGAAGCTAAGCAGTTTACAGGATTTTTTGCTGCACAGGGAGCGGATCAGTGCGGCTTTTGTAATCCGGGTTATATTGTAAATATTGTGGCGCTTCTGAGAGAAAATCCTGACCCGACTGATGAGGAAATTCTTGAATATCTTTCAGGAAATCTGTGCCGTTGTACAGGATATCAGAGTCAGCTCCGCTCAATCAGAAATTTCTTAAACAGTAAGAAAGAGGGCGCACCTCTTAATCTTGAGGCAGGCGTCTATGGAGAGGATATCGGAAAGGAGTGGCAGGATGAGCACAAATCAAACTAA
- a CDS encoding FAD binding domain-containing protein → MFYYNQYVRAQSLDEAYELYQKKPNFVLGGMLWLKMKNKTLGTAIDLCDLGLDQIDEDENEFRIGAYATLRQIETHEALNAYTHGAIAESVRHIVGVQFRNVATVGGSIWGRFGFSDVMTIFRALGAKVQLHKAGIMDLDEFAALPRTTRDVLVSVIVPKNAKGVVYLSQRNQSTDFPVLTCAVANRSGRYVAVIGASPYMAEPVWDEDGILDGIADAKTDGNAALTDNSETNAKIDKFAEYVAEHIRFGSNIRAGAEYREIICRVLTRRAVTQSLDICDDIKHEH, encoded by the coding sequence ATGTTTTATTACAATCAGTATGTGAGGGCGCAAAGCCTTGATGAAGCTTATGAGCTTTATCAGAAAAAACCGAATTTTGTGCTGGGCGGCATGCTCTGGCTCAAAATGAAAAATAAGACGCTTGGCACGGCAATTGACCTGTGCGATCTCGGACTTGACCAAATTGATGAGGATGAGAACGAGTTTAGAATCGGTGCATATGCAACACTCAGGCAGATAGAGACACATGAAGCACTGAATGCATATACACACGGCGCAATCGCAGAGTCGGTCAGACACATTGTCGGAGTGCAATTTAGAAATGTGGCAACTGTCGGAGGAAGCATCTGGGGCAGATTCGGATTTTCAGATGTCATGACGATTTTCAGGGCACTGGGAGCAAAGGTGCAGCTTCACAAGGCGGGAATTATGGATTTGGATGAGTTTGCGGCACTTCCAAGAACCACGCGCGATGTGCTTGTGTCAGTAATAGTACCGAAAAATGCAAAGGGCGTAGTATACTTAAGCCAGAGAAACCAGTCAACAGACTTTCCGGTGCTCACATGTGCAGTGGCAAACAGAAGCGGCAGGTATGTGGCGGTTATCGGAGCATCACCATATATGGCAGAGCCTGTGTGGGATGAGGATGGCATACTCGATGGCATAGCAGATGCAAAGACAGATGGTAATGCAGCCTTGACAGATAACTCCGAAACCAATGCCAAAATAGATAAATTTGCCGAATATGTTGCAGAGCATATCCGTTTTGGAAGCAATATAAGGGCAGGGGCTGAGTACAGAGAGATAATCTGCAGGGTGCTTACACGCCGCGCTGTTACACAGTCGCTTGACATCTGCGATGATATTAAGCACGAGCATTAA
- a CDS encoding DUF3343 domain-containing protein encodes MDKNLAREKKKRLIITFETNTAPLKLDIKGKACGIPGRTIPLPSVISAGCGLAWRAELSDRECLIAFMKEHDIRWEAMYEIEMR; translated from the coding sequence ATGGATAAAAATTTGGCAAGAGAAAAGAAAAAACGGCTAATCATCACCTTCGAGACTAACACAGCACCGTTGAAGCTTGATATCAAGGGCAAGGCATGTGGTATTCCGGGACGCACGATTCCTCTTCCGTCTGTCATATCGGCGGGCTGCGGGCTGGCATGGAGAGCAGAGCTTTCTGACAGGGAGTGCCTCATAGCCTTTATGAAGGAGCATGACATCAGGTGGGAAGCGATGTATGAAATCGAAATGAGGTAA